Proteins from one Pagrus major chromosome 1, Pma_NU_1.0 genomic window:
- the bdh2 gene encoding dehydrogenase/reductase SDR family member 6: MGRLDGKVIVLSAAAQGIGRAAAIAFAKEGAQVTATDINGEKLKELDAIQGIKTKVVDVTKKEQVEALAKEHEHVDVLFNVAGFVHHGSILDCEEADWDFTMNVNVRSMYLMIKAFLPKMLAKKSGNIINMASVASSIKGVVNRCVYSTSKAAVIGLTKSIAADFIEKGIRCNCVCPGTVDTPSLRGRIQAQPDPEQAYKDFMARQKTGRMCTAEEVAYLCVYLASDESAYVTGTEHIIDGGWRL; encoded by the exons ATGGGCCGTCTGGACGGAAAAGTGATTGTGTTGTCAGCTGCCGCGCAGGGGATTGGACGTGCAGCAGCAATA GCATTTGCAAAGGAGGGAGCCCAAGTCACAGCGACAGACATCAATGGAGAGAAGCTGAAAGAGCTGGACGCCATTCAAG GGATCAAGACCAAGGTCGTGGATGTGACTAAGAAGGAACAAGTCGAAGCCCTGGCCAAGGAACACGAGCATGTAGACGTGCTGTTCAACGTTGCTGG GTTTGTGCACCATGGCTCCATCTTGGACTGCGAAGAGGCTGACTGGGACTTCACCATGAATGTGAACGTCCGCAGCATGTACCTCATGATCAAGGCTTTCCTGCCTAAG ATGTTGGCAAAGAAGTCAGGAAACATAATAAACATGGCATCTGTTGCATCAAGCATAAAAG GTGTTGTGAACCGGTGTGTCTACAGTACCTCTAAGGCTGCAGTGATCGGGCTCACCAAGTCTATAGCCGCTGATTTCATTGAGAAAGGCATTCGCTGTAACTGTGTTTGTCCTG GTACTGTTGATACTCCATCGCTGCGGGGCAGGATCCAGGCCCAACCTGACCCAGAACAG GCTTACAAGGATTTCATGGCAAGACAGAAAACTGGAAGAATGTGCACAGCCGAAGAGGTGGCTTACCTGTGCGTTTACCTGGCGTCAGATGAG TCGGCCTACGTGACCGGGACAGAGCATATCATCGACGGAGGCTGGAGACTCTGA